Proteins from a genomic interval of Desulfobacterales bacterium:
- a CDS encoding hydroxyacid dehydrogenase, translating to MIKNSTSLNRPKVLVRAQLTPSAIEKLESIAEVYLNPDIDAEELNHRIADFDAIVCHGPERLYTTQFFEAASRLKILARTSVGTDMVDIAAATDHGVLVTNAPGTNAISVAEQGILLMLAISRRLVLCHQKVCSGEPFRRADIYQALQGFEIYGKTMGLIGYGAVGRQLSKRAIAMDVHVNAFDPFVNIDLMKADGVNPTSVEKLLSVSDYVLLCCPLTDETRGMMNKQTLQQMKPDAYLINIARGALVVSSDLCEVLKTGQIAGAALDVSDPEPPLKNDPLLKFENVIFSAHQGGNTKECWERMCHTAVNNALQYFKGESPDNLINRNVLSDSD from the coding sequence ATGATAAAAAATTCAACTTCTTTAAATCGGCCGAAAGTGTTAGTGAGAGCTCAACTGACCCCTTCCGCCATCGAAAAACTTGAATCAATTGCGGAGGTTTATCTAAATCCGGATATTGACGCTGAGGAACTTAACCACCGGATTGCTGACTTTGATGCGATAGTCTGCCACGGCCCTGAACGTTTGTACACGACTCAGTTCTTTGAAGCGGCATCGCGTCTGAAGATACTGGCTCGAACCAGCGTCGGAACAGACATGGTAGATATAGCGGCTGCCACTGATCACGGTGTACTGGTTACCAATGCGCCGGGGACCAATGCCATATCGGTTGCGGAACAAGGCATCTTGCTTATGCTGGCCATATCCAGACGATTGGTTTTATGCCATCAAAAAGTGTGTTCTGGTGAACCGTTTCGTCGAGCAGATATTTATCAAGCCCTGCAAGGCTTTGAAATATACGGAAAGACGATGGGCCTTATAGGTTATGGGGCTGTTGGTCGGCAACTATCGAAACGAGCTATAGCCATGGACGTTCATGTGAACGCATTCGACCCATTCGTTAATATTGACCTGATGAAAGCAGATGGTGTTAATCCTACGTCTGTAGAGAAACTGCTTTCGGTTTCAGATTATGTGTTATTATGTTGCCCATTAACGGATGAAACCAGAGGGATGATGAATAAACAAACTCTGCAGCAGATGAAACCGGATGCTTATCTGATTAATATCGCTAGAGGCGCTCTGGTTGTATCTTCAGATTTGTGTGAAGTGCTTAAAACAGGTCAGATCGCCGGCGCAGCACTTGATGTATCGGACCCCGAGCCCCCTTTAAAAAATGATCCGCTTTTGAAGTTTGAAAATGTTATTTTTAGCGCGCATCAAGGTGGCAATACCAAAGAATGTTGGGAACGAATGTGCCACACAGCGGTCAATAACGCTCTGCAATACTTTAAAGGGGAAAGTCCGGACAATCTTATAAACAGAAATGTGCTTTCAGACTCTGATTAA
- a CDS encoding dihydrodipicolinate synthase family protein, with amino-acid sequence MTALEGIHYMLPTPFDEREGLDLEPLVGMVELSVQDGCRGVVCLGVTGEANRLNDNERRLVIEEVVKAANGRLTVTVGTSGTGTHLAVERSIEAQDLGATAVMVAPAPMPKPNLEKVYGYYEAVASDLKIPLVVQDFPKVTGVHMPADFIIKLTNNFEIINYLKLEDPPTPQKVTALKKMPGGDKLGIFGGLGGLFLYEELIRGGCGAMSGFAYQNIFVDMYNFVQEGEKKKASELFYKYLPIIRYQFTEGLLISLRKEIMKRRGLMSCTKMRHPGPEVDETTRQELYELLDYLGLP; translated from the coding sequence ATGACCGCATTAGAGGGAATACATTACATGTTACCTACGCCTTTTGATGAAAGAGAAGGACTTGATCTTGAACCGCTTGTCGGTATGGTGGAGTTGTCTGTCCAGGATGGTTGCAGGGGCGTGGTCTGTCTGGGAGTAACAGGAGAAGCTAATCGGCTTAACGACAATGAAAGGCGGCTGGTTATTGAAGAGGTTGTTAAGGCTGCCAATGGGCGTCTTACTGTTACTGTTGGCACGAGCGGAACAGGAACTCACCTTGCAGTAGAACGCAGTATAGAAGCACAGGATCTTGGGGCTACAGCCGTTATGGTAGCACCGGCACCGATGCCTAAACCTAATCTGGAAAAAGTCTATGGGTATTATGAAGCAGTCGCTTCAGACTTGAAAATCCCTCTGGTTGTCCAAGATTTTCCGAAAGTGACAGGTGTGCATATGCCGGCAGATTTCATTATCAAGTTAACAAACAACTTTGAGATTATTAACTATTTAAAGCTTGAAGATCCTCCTACACCGCAAAAAGTCACAGCTCTCAAGAAAATGCCAGGTGGGGATAAACTGGGAATCTTTGGCGGGTTAGGGGGACTTTTCCTTTATGAAGAACTTATTAGGGGTGGATGTGGTGCTATGAGTGGGTTTGCCTATCAAAACATTTTTGTCGATATGTATAATTTTGTGCAAGAGGGCGAAAAGAAAAAAGCATCTGAGCTTTTCTATAAATATCTCCCCATTATCCGCTACCAATTCACAGAAGGCCTTTTAATCAGTCTTCGAAAAGAAATCATGAAACGTCGAGGTTTGATGAGCTGTACGAAGATGCGCCATCCCGGACCCGAGGTTGACGAGACAACTCGTCAGGAGTTGTATGAGCTGTTGGATTATCTGGGGTTGCCATAA